The Natronoglycomyces albus genome has a segment encoding these proteins:
- a CDS encoding CPCC family cysteine-rich protein gives MNSTIKFPCPCCGYVVHDDVGSYMICPVCWWEDDLIQLRWPTLRGGANKPSLVEVRKNYRSSGAYGSDPRIVSLTSSYEKIEEKEEGFRAVDVEKDNFEAEYDQLDPWPEDRSTLYWWRSTFWRL, from the coding sequence ATGAATTCTACTATCAAGTTCCCTTGTCCGTGTTGTGGCTACGTCGTCCATGACGATGTGGGTAGCTATATGATTTGCCCAGTTTGCTGGTGGGAAGATGACCTTATACAGCTTAGATGGCCGACTCTGCGAGGCGGGGCGAACAAGCCCTCACTCGTTGAAGTGCGGAAAAATTATCGCAGTTCTGGCGCATATGGTTCGGATCCGCGGATCGTCTCATTGACGAGTTCCTATGAAAAGATTGAAGAAAAGGAAGAGGGTTTCAGAGCCGTTGATGTGGAGAAGGATAACTTTGAAGCCGAATATGATCAACTCGACCCGTGGCCAGAGGATCGGTCAACACTTTATTGGTGGAGAAGTACTTTTTGGCGTTTGTAA
- a CDS encoding class I SAM-dependent methyltransferase has protein sequence MAQIYDTLCTGRPDADFYLDLIMRSRSVLDVGCGTGAFLRAAREAGHPGRLCGLDPSEPMLEVARARGDIEWVCADVSAMHWRQEFDLIIMTGHAFQFLVDDAQIAGALEAIRRALAEDGRFVFETRNPLRRAWERWTSEYQKEIKGPNGEVIQVRHDLESVEGDTVTFTETMNSASWEKPSLSRSSLRFLDRPSLAQFIADAGLKVDHQYGNFDLRPFEDDDDEIITVASRK, from the coding sequence ATGGCTCAGATATACGACACATTGTGTACGGGCCGACCAGATGCGGACTTCTACCTAGACCTGATCATGCGGTCTCGCTCAGTCTTGGATGTGGGCTGTGGAACCGGTGCCTTTCTGCGTGCGGCCCGCGAAGCCGGCCATCCAGGACGCTTGTGCGGTCTTGACCCGTCCGAACCCATGCTTGAGGTAGCTCGCGCTCGCGGCGACATCGAGTGGGTGTGCGCAGACGTCTCGGCTATGCATTGGCGACAAGAGTTCGACCTGATCATCATGACCGGGCATGCGTTCCAATTCTTGGTCGACGATGCACAGATCGCCGGGGCGCTTGAGGCAATCCGGCGCGCGCTGGCTGAGGACGGCCGGTTTGTCTTCGAGACGCGCAATCCCCTCCGGAGGGCTTGGGAGCGGTGGACCAGTGAGTATCAAAAGGAGATCAAGGGGCCTAATGGCGAAGTGATTCAGGTGCGTCATGACCTGGAGTCGGTCGAAGGAGACACTGTCACCTTTACCGAGACCATGAACAGCGCGTCCTGGGAGAAGCCGTCTCTCAGCCGCTCGAGCCTGCGATTCCTTGACCGCCCGTCGCTTGCACAGTTCATAGCGGACGCGGGGTTGAAGGTCGACCATCAGTATGGGAACTTCGATCTGCGGCCGTTTGAGGACGATGATGACGAGATCATCACGGTCGCTTCCCGGAAGTAA
- a CDS encoding class I SAM-dependent methyltransferase, with product MPDAALERDIAAIYDVLNTWGLDDDFVLDRIKKAQAVLDVGCGTGRVLHGALDAGFTGRLVGIDPDPWALERARVRSEVEWVHGDMSTHTWDREFDLAVMTGNAFQQLVSDEDVTTLLDGVFRALRPGGSFLFGTRDPRAKAWESWSDEPATFTFEGDKVTMSQRVEPPLDKSNIVISIDETMESARWAAPDTRTCQLRFFTLDQVNSLLAKAGFVVAEQYGYWDGRPIDAHSRDIITLAKRP from the coding sequence ATGCCTGATGCAGCGCTCGAACGAGACATCGCCGCCATCTATGACGTGCTCAATACCTGGGGGCTGGATGACGATTTTGTCCTTGACCGGATTAAGAAGGCTCAGGCAGTACTCGATGTGGGATGCGGAACTGGCCGGGTCCTCCACGGCGCGCTCGATGCCGGGTTCACCGGGAGGCTAGTCGGTATCGACCCCGACCCATGGGCTCTGGAACGGGCTCGGGTTCGCAGTGAGGTCGAATGGGTCCACGGCGACATGTCCACGCATACGTGGGATCGAGAGTTTGATCTTGCGGTGATGACGGGGAACGCGTTCCAGCAACTCGTATCCGATGAGGACGTGACGACTTTGCTCGACGGGGTTTTTCGCGCTCTGCGCCCAGGCGGCAGCTTCCTCTTTGGTACTCGTGATCCCCGCGCCAAGGCATGGGAGTCATGGTCCGATGAACCGGCGACATTCACTTTCGAGGGAGACAAGGTGACCATGTCTCAGAGGGTTGAACCTCCGTTGGACAAGTCGAACATTGTCATCTCCATAGACGAGACGATGGAGAGCGCCCGTTGGGCCGCACCCGATACCCGAACGTGCCAATTGCGCTTTTTCACCCTCGACCAGGTGAACTCCTTGCTCGCCAAAGCTGGTTTTGTCGTCGCAGAGCAGTACGGCTATTGGGACGGGCGGCCCATTGACGCACATAGCCGCGACATCATCACGCTCGCGAAACGCCCGTGA
- a CDS encoding CynX/NimT family MFS transporter — MTQLITKDLPPVSSTRAATAALAVTIGSVIPVFLLGGLAVQIIAELSMSATQLGLVVSLYFAVSGVTSILCGRAVEKFGMIAGSYVGIGLAAASLIAVAVFAHSFAVLAILMALAAPANGFGQLAANAILATYGSPQHKGLLFGLKQAAIPMSTMLAGASVPLLALTVGWRWAFIAAAVLSLLAIPQLRGIPARRKNVPASQSERTNPAPAKSVMSPGLILMTVATGVAATGATPTGSFLADYATSIGVSASLAGLNLTLGGLVGVFARTFVGGIADRNGGTNPFSIIVVLLLIGTAGLLTFTLESHWLLPVATILAFAFGWSWPGLLNFGVASLYRHTPAAATGVTQTGVYIGGALGPLGFGLLVDHSGYQAAWVAAAACMLLAAALIETSRRMLRNENLGV; from the coding sequence GTGACTCAACTAATCACTAAAGACCTACCTCCGGTCTCATCGACCCGTGCCGCGACCGCAGCGCTGGCGGTCACCATCGGCTCGGTCATCCCGGTATTCCTGCTCGGTGGTCTTGCAGTGCAGATTATCGCCGAACTGTCGATGTCGGCCACCCAACTGGGTCTGGTGGTCAGCCTCTACTTCGCCGTCTCGGGCGTGACGTCCATTCTGTGTGGGCGCGCCGTCGAGAAGTTTGGGATGATCGCTGGCTCCTATGTCGGAATTGGCCTGGCTGCGGCGAGTTTGATCGCCGTGGCCGTGTTCGCGCATAGCTTCGCTGTGCTGGCAATTCTGATGGCTCTAGCCGCCCCTGCCAACGGTTTTGGTCAGTTGGCGGCGAACGCCATCCTCGCCACATACGGCTCCCCGCAACACAAAGGTCTCCTCTTTGGCCTGAAACAGGCCGCTATTCCGATGTCGACAATGCTGGCGGGGGCATCGGTGCCACTGTTGGCCCTGACGGTGGGGTGGCGCTGGGCGTTCATAGCCGCCGCCGTATTGAGCCTCTTGGCAATTCCGCAACTTCGGGGCATCCCAGCGCGCCGCAAAAATGTGCCTGCCTCACAGAGCGAAAGAACGAACCCGGCACCGGCCAAGAGCGTCATGAGCCCCGGTCTGATCCTCATGACAGTGGCCACCGGTGTGGCGGCGACCGGAGCGACACCGACGGGTTCCTTCTTGGCCGACTACGCGACGTCCATTGGGGTTTCGGCGAGCCTGGCTGGACTCAACCTGACATTGGGCGGCTTGGTTGGAGTATTCGCCCGTACCTTCGTCGGGGGGATCGCCGACCGAAACGGGGGGACAAACCCGTTCTCCATCATCGTCGTGTTGCTTCTGATCGGGACCGCCGGTCTGCTGACGTTTACCCTCGAATCCCATTGGCTGCTGCCAGTGGCGACAATCTTGGCATTCGCATTCGGTTGGTCATGGCCCGGTTTGTTGAACTTCGGAGTCGCCAGCCTGTATCGACACACCCCGGCGGCCGCCACCGGAGTGACACAGACCGGTGTCTACATCGGTGGCGCTTTGGGCCCGCTGGGCTTTGGCCTCTTGGTCGACCACAGTGGATACCAAGCCGCATGGGTGGCGGCGGCCGCCTGCATGCTCTTGGCCGCAGCGCTCATCGAGACCAGCCGCCGAATGCTGCGCAACGAAAACCTGGGGGTTTAA
- the rocD gene encoding ornithine--oxo-acid transaminase, whose protein sequence is MTSSADLIKLEDQHGAHNYHPLPIALAEGEGAWVTDTEGNRYLDLLSAYSAMNFGHRHPRLVEATHKQVDRLTLTSRAFHNDQLGPFAAELAALAGMDSVLPMNTGAEAVETGIKTARKWGYQRKGVAADQARIIVFDGNFHGRTTTIVGFSTDDNARQDFGPFAPGFDIVPYGDAQALEAAITENTVAVLFEPIQGEGGVVIPPAGWLERIRQLCDEHNMLMIADEIQSGLGRTGYTFACEREGVRPDVYLLGKALGGGIMPLSAMVADRAVMDVFSPGQHGSTFGGNPLSAAIGREVVAMLSSGEWQQRSLDLGKHLSNALSQIDPNLIKEIRVCGLWAGVELSEAAPPAREVCERMAKAGVLCKETHSTTIRIAPPLVITPEELDHAVDVLKEALSQLEV, encoded by the coding sequence ATGACCTCATCCGCCGACCTCATCAAGCTGGAAGACCAGCATGGCGCGCACAACTATCACCCGCTGCCGATCGCGCTCGCTGAGGGCGAAGGAGCCTGGGTCACCGATACCGAGGGCAACCGTTACCTCGACTTGTTGTCGGCCTACTCGGCGATGAATTTCGGCCATCGTCACCCTCGTTTGGTGGAGGCGACTCACAAGCAGGTCGACCGGCTTACGCTGACCAGTCGCGCTTTCCACAACGACCAACTGGGTCCGTTCGCCGCCGAGCTGGCCGCGTTGGCGGGCATGGATTCCGTTCTCCCGATGAACACTGGCGCTGAGGCTGTGGAGACTGGGATCAAGACGGCCCGCAAGTGGGGTTACCAGCGCAAGGGCGTGGCTGCCGACCAGGCTCGCATTATTGTCTTCGATGGGAACTTCCACGGCCGCACCACCACGATCGTCGGTTTCTCGACTGATGACAATGCCCGTCAGGACTTTGGGCCGTTTGCGCCTGGGTTCGACATTGTCCCGTATGGGGATGCGCAGGCGCTAGAGGCGGCTATCACGGAGAACACGGTGGCGGTGCTGTTCGAGCCCATTCAGGGTGAGGGCGGGGTTGTCATTCCTCCGGCCGGCTGGCTGGAGCGTATCCGGCAGTTGTGCGACGAGCACAATATGCTCATGATCGCCGACGAGATTCAGTCGGGCCTTGGGCGCACCGGATACACGTTCGCCTGTGAGCGCGAGGGCGTGCGCCCTGACGTGTATCTGTTGGGCAAGGCCCTTGGTGGCGGGATCATGCCGTTGTCGGCGATGGTGGCCGACCGAGCGGTTATGGACGTTTTCAGCCCTGGGCAGCATGGTTCGACGTTCGGTGGCAACCCGCTGTCGGCCGCGATTGGCCGCGAAGTGGTCGCCATGTTGAGTTCCGGTGAGTGGCAGCAACGCTCTCTTGATCTGGGCAAACACCTGTCCAACGCGCTTAGTCAGATTGATCCGAATCTCATTAAAGAGATTCGGGTGTGTGGTTTGTGGGCTGGCGTGGAGTTGTCCGAGGCCGCCCCGCCCGCTCGCGAGGTGTGTGAGCGGATGGCCAAGGCTGGGGTTCTGTGCAAGGAAACGCACAGTACGACGATCCGGATTGCCCCGCCGCTGGTCATTACTCCCGAGGAGCTAGACCACGCCGTTGATGTGTTGAAGGAAGCGCTTTCTCAGTTAGAGGTGTGA
- a CDS encoding LuxR C-terminal-related transcriptional regulator — MTPPSAFTAPLFNEEDTFIQPPATHSPTHTVSITGHPMFVAGLEWLVNASKQLRVVSSFTGRDLTSSLRKSRTADAAVVDFDYHSGVSGSLLRKLYAENTNLIVFSAGADWARVQEAIGWGAIGYIDKCASPEQILTAIHLVAGGSAVFSPHLATQVTSRLQQSTETASFPNLTPRENEVLALVATGMDNFQIAKQLGVSRKTVRNHLSHLLAKLGVASRSEAIARAHDAGMGTSDFG; from the coding sequence ATGACCCCACCCTCTGCTTTCACTGCCCCACTGTTCAACGAAGAGGATACCTTCATACAACCTCCAGCAACGCACTCACCTACGCACACCGTCTCCATTACCGGCCACCCAATGTTCGTCGCAGGGCTGGAATGGCTTGTCAACGCCTCAAAACAGCTGAGAGTGGTATCAAGCTTCACCGGACGCGACCTAACCTCGTCCCTACGCAAAAGCCGCACCGCCGACGCCGCAGTCGTCGACTTCGACTACCACAGCGGAGTCAGCGGATCGCTCTTGCGCAAGCTCTACGCGGAAAACACCAACCTCATTGTCTTCTCCGCAGGAGCCGACTGGGCCCGAGTACAAGAGGCCATCGGTTGGGGAGCCATCGGATACATCGACAAGTGCGCCTCACCCGAGCAAATCCTCACCGCGATCCACCTCGTCGCAGGCGGATCAGCGGTCTTCAGCCCTCACCTAGCCACCCAGGTCACCAGCCGACTCCAGCAGTCAACCGAAACTGCGTCCTTCCCCAACCTCACCCCACGCGAGAACGAAGTACTCGCGCTGGTGGCTACAGGCATGGACAATTTCCAGATCGCCAAACAACTGGGGGTTTCAAGAAAGACTGTCCGCAACCATCTGTCCCACCTGCTCGCCAAGCTCGGCGTCGCCAGCCGTTCCGAAGCCATCGCTCGTGCCCATGACGCCGGCATGGGCACGAGCGATTTCGGCTAG
- a CDS encoding MFS transporter, which produces MTDTSTYRSRVGALRANRDFGKLWIGQGVAELGGSISMLAIPLLAIAMTGNEVMAGLMGTAGFVAMWLAHLPAGYIADMFDRRKIMLWCQGTQSFLYGGFIIALVTGYASVWALMAVYMAACVLAIVFGAAQRQAIRQIVDRDHIPEAISMSTARGYAISMAGPSIGGGLFAVARSAPLIADVVTNLISMLFVSRIKTSLKPESKPTIGRLLPDIGTGWKVLWTNTFLRSKTIYSVTTNVAVSALMFVLIIDNASDSVVLGASLSAAAGAGLVGALIAPFLYRRLGMRTLIVGSALVRGSVLVVAAWSGSPILFAAVLATVMLLGPTVNTALSAATLLAVPKEVLGRASSSSAFVSSALQPFAPLLAGLMLYFLSTAATQLVIAGAFVFVALLAATLPGLDVRPGSQPREAKA; this is translated from the coding sequence ATGACAGATACGTCTACCTACCGCAGCAGGGTTGGTGCCCTGAGAGCCAATCGGGACTTCGGGAAACTCTGGATCGGTCAAGGCGTCGCCGAACTGGGCGGCAGCATCTCGATGCTGGCTATTCCCTTGTTGGCGATCGCGATGACCGGAAACGAAGTCATGGCGGGTCTCATGGGCACGGCGGGATTTGTCGCGATGTGGCTGGCGCACTTGCCCGCAGGCTATATCGCGGACATGTTCGACCGACGCAAGATCATGCTGTGGTGTCAGGGAACGCAGTCCTTTCTCTACGGCGGGTTCATCATCGCGCTGGTGACTGGTTATGCGTCGGTGTGGGCGCTCATGGCCGTCTACATGGCTGCCTGTGTGCTGGCGATAGTCTTCGGTGCCGCTCAGCGGCAGGCGATCCGCCAGATCGTCGACCGTGATCACATCCCCGAGGCGATCAGTATGTCCACGGCACGGGGATACGCCATCTCGATGGCGGGGCCCTCGATCGGCGGTGGCCTCTTCGCCGTGGCTAGATCCGCGCCGCTTATCGCCGATGTGGTTACGAACCTGATCTCGATGCTGTTCGTTTCTCGCATCAAGACATCACTCAAGCCGGAATCCAAACCGACGATAGGGCGCCTGCTGCCTGACATCGGGACCGGATGGAAGGTCCTGTGGACCAACACCTTTCTTAGGTCGAAGACGATCTACTCGGTGACAACCAACGTGGCGGTCTCGGCACTGATGTTCGTCCTCATCATCGACAACGCCTCCGATAGCGTGGTCTTGGGCGCGTCGTTGAGCGCCGCCGCAGGGGCCGGCCTCGTCGGCGCGCTTATCGCTCCTTTCCTGTACCGGCGCTTGGGGATGCGGACCCTTATCGTCGGTTCGGCTCTGGTACGTGGATCAGTACTGGTGGTGGCGGCTTGGTCGGGCAGCCCGATTTTGTTCGCCGCCGTCTTGGCGACAGTGATGCTTTTGGGGCCGACCGTCAACACCGCGCTGTCGGCGGCGACCCTCTTGGCTGTCCCGAAAGAGGTACTGGGCCGAGCTTCAAGTAGCTCTGCGTTTGTCTCCAGCGCGTTGCAACCTTTCGCGCCGCTATTGGCGGGATTGATGCTTTACTTCCTCTCCACCGCAGCCACACAGCTGGTCATTGCCGGGGCATTTGTCTTCGTGGCTTTGCTGGCGGCGACGTTGCCCGGCCTGGATGTCCGGCCGGGCTCGCAGCCGCGAGAGGCTAAGGCTTAG
- the lanKC gene encoding class III lanthionine synthetase LanKC: MYAMETLYIYCLQHPRWFDSLSRYVPGGDHLAVYRDTMPRDWGLRRRGLWFIADPPQGRLKAQGWKLHLSTRTEDSVRMLREALPILRDHGAQFKFLLDPKAVSMVNGKIWPRGSSGKFFTIYPEDDDQFRSLALELSTKLKSFQGPYILSDRRVEGSSVVHYRYGGFAGIPQVRSDGAVNLMIAAPDGTLVPDIRHPYWNAPEWVDVDPFGKPAGDIVDENDAGEEELLGGRFDVVEALQFSNRGGVYRAIDSQTGLEVVIKEARPHVQIGSPGMAQECIDVLRKEHRLLAELSDSPYFVTPAAIFDEWEHCFLAEEFVSGNQLSQISISSNPLYTQELTPEHFSSYYTRMLGMFEQFAAALEEAHAKGIVFGDLSWTNVLVEEDTDRVKLIDLDAAIQIGTDAPLGVHTKGISSPENMRTGVPTAQGDLYALGAMLFGSIMLLNTYLGYRPEALPSFLRELQSDLGVPADFVELISELTDTSQPLRLDAGHVRTRLAAMSITSAENWPETIPLARPASETFDRDRVEQLRKRTKETVEGISKYLRNTATTERDDRLFPADVGVFETNPLGVAHGALGVMHVLHHVDGEVSDQLRGWVLERTIKPTGTPPGLYHGLGGISWVLSELGYTDYAKSLLTDIGDNPLLHNDHDVMHGSAGVGMACLKLWHEGGDEHFLDVARSIGDHLASTALKGTVGAYWEATDAEGTVSTPLGYAYGSSGVAMFLLYLYAAGQDEAHLKLGRAALDFELSHAVELNEFITTFRGDADPDRDAVFRGYWDRGTAGVLTALVRYVAVTGDPELEAWVDRLLPDICRKYAVLPQLFHGLAGVGNALLDVAQFAARPEAVAEAWRTAEGILLYGIDCPEGIAFPGEQAMRESGDISTGSAGVALFLHRLANSQETVAPNLNFMLDEILPRRVDRT, translated from the coding sequence ATGTACGCCATGGAAACGCTCTACATCTACTGCCTGCAACATCCACGTTGGTTCGACTCCCTGTCGCGATACGTCCCAGGCGGGGATCACTTGGCGGTCTACCGAGACACGATGCCCCGGGATTGGGGCCTGCGTCGACGGGGCCTGTGGTTCATCGCCGACCCGCCCCAAGGGCGTCTCAAAGCCCAGGGGTGGAAACTGCACTTGTCGACCCGGACTGAAGACAGCGTCCGGATGCTACGCGAGGCTTTGCCCATCTTGCGTGACCACGGCGCACAATTTAAGTTCCTTCTCGATCCCAAAGCCGTCTCTATGGTGAACGGTAAAATCTGGCCGCGTGGCTCTAGCGGTAAGTTCTTCACGATCTACCCTGAGGATGATGACCAGTTCCGCAGCCTGGCACTGGAGCTGTCGACGAAGCTGAAATCTTTCCAAGGTCCCTATATCCTGTCGGATCGTCGGGTTGAGGGCTCCAGCGTCGTCCACTATCGATACGGCGGTTTCGCTGGCATTCCGCAGGTTCGCTCCGATGGCGCGGTCAACTTGATGATCGCCGCTCCTGACGGAACCCTGGTCCCCGACATCCGCCACCCGTACTGGAATGCCCCGGAGTGGGTTGACGTCGATCCGTTCGGAAAGCCCGCTGGCGACATTGTCGACGAAAACGACGCGGGGGAGGAAGAACTTCTAGGCGGCCGCTTCGATGTGGTTGAGGCATTGCAATTTTCCAACCGCGGCGGTGTTTACCGGGCGATTGATTCGCAGACGGGCCTCGAGGTTGTGATTAAGGAAGCCCGGCCTCACGTTCAGATCGGCTCCCCGGGAATGGCTCAAGAATGCATCGACGTGCTGCGCAAGGAACACCGATTGTTGGCCGAACTGTCTGACAGCCCCTACTTTGTGACGCCCGCGGCCATTTTCGATGAATGGGAGCACTGTTTCCTGGCTGAAGAATTTGTCTCGGGCAATCAGCTGAGTCAAATCTCCATTAGTTCAAATCCCCTGTACACCCAGGAGTTGACTCCAGAACACTTCTCGTCGTACTACACGCGGATGCTGGGAATGTTTGAGCAGTTCGCTGCGGCTTTGGAGGAAGCCCACGCCAAAGGAATCGTCTTTGGTGATCTCTCCTGGACCAACGTCTTGGTCGAAGAGGACACTGACAGGGTGAAGCTGATCGACCTGGACGCGGCCATTCAGATTGGCACCGATGCCCCACTCGGCGTCCACACCAAAGGAATCTCCAGCCCTGAAAACATGCGCACTGGCGTCCCCACCGCCCAGGGCGATCTCTACGCGTTGGGAGCCATGCTGTTTGGCTCAATCATGCTGCTGAACACCTACCTGGGCTATCGCCCCGAAGCCCTGCCAAGTTTTCTGCGTGAACTACAGTCCGACCTGGGCGTACCCGCAGATTTCGTCGAGTTGATCTCGGAGCTCACCGACACGAGCCAGCCCTTGCGGCTCGATGCGGGCCACGTCCGCACCCGGTTGGCCGCCATGTCGATCACCTCGGCGGAGAACTGGCCCGAGACGATTCCGTTGGCGCGGCCGGCCAGCGAGACTTTCGACCGAGACCGAGTCGAGCAGCTGCGCAAACGTACTAAGGAAACTGTCGAGGGTATCTCTAAGTACCTGCGGAACACCGCGACGACCGAACGTGACGACCGATTGTTCCCCGCGGATGTGGGAGTGTTCGAAACCAATCCGCTGGGTGTGGCGCATGGTGCGCTGGGCGTCATGCACGTGCTGCATCACGTCGACGGCGAGGTGTCTGACCAACTGCGCGGATGGGTGCTAGAGCGCACCATTAAACCGACTGGCACCCCGCCTGGTCTCTACCATGGGCTCGGTGGAATCTCCTGGGTGCTCTCCGAACTGGGCTACACCGATTACGCGAAGTCTTTGCTGACAGACATAGGCGACAACCCGCTACTGCACAACGATCACGATGTGATGCACGGAAGCGCCGGTGTGGGTATGGCGTGCCTTAAATTGTGGCATGAGGGTGGAGACGAGCACTTCCTCGATGTCGCTCGCTCCATTGGTGACCATTTGGCCAGCACGGCGCTCAAGGGCACTGTGGGCGCATACTGGGAGGCCACCGACGCCGAAGGAACTGTCAGCACCCCCTTGGGTTATGCCTATGGCTCATCCGGAGTAGCGATGTTTCTGCTCTACCTTTATGCGGCCGGGCAGGATGAGGCGCACCTGAAACTGGGCCGGGCCGCTTTGGACTTCGAGTTGTCTCATGCGGTGGAACTCAACGAGTTCATCACCACCTTCCGAGGCGACGCCGACCCCGACCGCGACGCGGTGTTCCGTGGCTATTGGGACCGGGGAACCGCAGGAGTCCTGACAGCGCTGGTGCGCTATGTGGCTGTCACCGGGGACCCTGAACTGGAGGCCTGGGTTGACCGTTTGCTCCCTGACATCTGCCGCAAGTACGCAGTCTTGCCACAACTGTTCCACGGTTTGGCCGGGGTGGGGAACGCGCTGTTGGACGTGGCCCAGTTCGCCGCCCGCCCCGAGGCCGTGGCCGAGGCCTGGCGTACCGCCGAGGGCATTTTGCTCTATGGGATCGACTGCCCTGAGGGCATCGCGTTTCCCGGCGAACAGGCGATGCGGGAGTCGGGCGATATCTCCACTGGCTCAGCGGGAGTGGCGCTCTTCTTGCATCGGCTCGCGAACTCGCAAGAGACCGTGGCCCCGAACTTGAACTTCATGCTGGACGAGATTCTTCCCCGCCGAGTTGACCGAACATGA
- a CDS encoding class III lanthipeptide yields the protein MKKILNLQKMPSAATRSSIDAISWSSCDSDSCNKAVQ from the coding sequence GTGAAGAAGATCCTGAACCTCCAAAAGATGCCCTCGGCTGCCACGCGTTCCTCGATCGACGCCATCAGCTGGAGCTCCTGCGACTCCGACAGCTGCAACAAGGCTGTCCAGTAA
- a CDS encoding class III lanthipeptide: MKKILKLQKMPSAATRSSIDAISWSSCDSGSCNGQVIQ, from the coding sequence GTGAAGAAGATCCTGAAGCTCCAGAAGATGCCCTCGGCCGCGACGCGTTCCTCGATCGACGCCATCAGCTGGAGCTCCTGCGACTCCGGCAGCTGCAACGGCCAGGTCATTCAGTAA